A window of the candidate division KSB1 bacterium genome harbors these coding sequences:
- the def gene encoding peptide deformylase: MEESRLLQVRVYGDPVLRTPAAPVEALDEVRAIIPAMVHTMREADGVGLAANQVGLPRRIIVVAYEEQLHILINPEIVSWSARTNVDSEGCLSLPGLQAQVERANKVVVRGLDPEGRQVELVARGLLARIFQHEIDHIDGILFIDRMQNGSLQWIRRREGSDEVDYIDTDLGEVKRSFRQRYHAGKEDLGFERRPEVLLHRPWE; this comes from the coding sequence ATGGAGGAGAGCAGGCTCCTGCAGGTGAGGGTGTACGGCGATCCGGTGCTACGCACGCCGGCCGCGCCGGTGGAGGCTCTCGACGAGGTCCGCGCCATCATCCCGGCCATGGTACACACCATGCGCGAGGCGGACGGGGTCGGACTGGCAGCAAACCAGGTCGGGCTCCCCAGGCGCATCATCGTGGTGGCCTACGAGGAGCAGCTGCACATCCTCATCAACCCGGAGATTGTGAGCTGGAGCGCGCGCACCAACGTCGACTCGGAGGGGTGCTTGAGCCTGCCGGGACTGCAGGCGCAGGTGGAACGCGCCAACAAGGTGGTGGTGCGCGGACTCGACCCGGAAGGGCGGCAGGTGGAATTGGTCGCGCGGGGACTGTTGGCCCGCATCTTCCAACACGAAATCGACCACATCGACGGCATCCTCTTCATCGATCGCATGCAAAACGGGTCGCTGCAGTGGATCCGAAGACGCGAGGGCAGTGATGAGGTCGACTACATCGACACCGACCTGGGCGAGGTGAAACGCTCCTTCCGCCAGCGCTACCATGCCGGCAAGGAGGACTTGGGGTTCGAGCGCCGCCCTGAGGTATTGTTGCACCGACCGTGGGAGTGA
- a CDS encoding D-cysteine desulfhydrase family protein, translated as MHFAFPPRVSLAHLPTPVHHLPRLSSSLEGPEIYLKRDDLTGFALSGNKVRKLEFVVADALRHGATVLITCGGTHSNHARATAVAAARLGLKCHLVLRGEPPEVYDGNTLIAKLVGAEMSFITPEQYYAHRDEIMAEKAAELERDGERAYVIPEGASNAVGALGYLQAGQEIARDQEELGVSFDAVVFAVGSGGTYAGMFLASKLSGLRARVVGINVCDDAAYFVHRIAGIIEEFRAQFGAEFAYSPEEIEIVDGYVGLGYGLSRPEELAFIRQVARTEGVLLDPVYTGKAMYGLVDQIRRGRFRPGERVLFIHTGGAFDLFPLREEVVRNGP; from the coding sequence GTGCATTTCGCGTTTCCGCCGCGCGTGTCACTTGCCCATCTTCCCACGCCTGTGCATCACCTTCCCCGGTTGTCCAGCAGCTTGGAAGGGCCGGAAATCTACCTCAAGCGGGACGATCTCACTGGGTTTGCCCTCAGCGGCAACAAGGTGCGCAAACTGGAGTTCGTCGTTGCCGACGCGCTGCGCCACGGAGCGACGGTCCTCATCACCTGTGGGGGCACTCATTCCAACCATGCGCGCGCAACGGCAGTGGCAGCCGCACGCCTTGGGTTAAAGTGCCACCTTGTGCTCCGGGGCGAACCCCCTGAGGTTTATGACGGCAACACCCTCATCGCCAAGTTGGTGGGCGCGGAGATGAGCTTCATCACCCCTGAGCAGTATTATGCTCATCGCGACGAGATCATGGCCGAGAAGGCGGCCGAGCTGGAGCGCGACGGCGAGCGTGCTTATGTGATCCCGGAGGGGGCCTCCAATGCCGTAGGCGCGCTGGGGTACCTGCAGGCCGGCCAGGAGATCGCCCGTGACCAGGAAGAGCTCGGCGTGTCGTTTGATGCGGTGGTTTTTGCCGTGGGCTCCGGCGGCACCTACGCGGGCATGTTTCTGGCCAGCAAGCTAAGCGGCCTGCGCGCCCGTGTGGTGGGCATCAACGTGTGTGACGACGCGGCGTATTTCGTGCACCGCATCGCTGGCATTATCGAAGAGTTCCGGGCGCAATTCGGCGCGGAGTTCGCTTACAGCCCGGAGGAGATCGAGATTGTCGACGGCTATGTGGGATTGGGGTACGGACTGAGTCGGCCTGAGGAGTTAGCCTTCATCCGCCAGGTGGCGCGTACGGAGGGAGTGCTGCTAGATCCGGTCTACACCGGCAAGGCCATGTACGGGCTGGTGGATCAGATAAGGCGGGGTCGGTTCCGCCCCGGTGAGAGGGTGCTGTTCATCCACACCGGTGGGGCGTTTGACCTGTTTCCGCTGCGCGAGGAAGTGGTTCGCAACGGGCCTTAG
- a CDS encoding acyl-CoA thioesterase, protein MKPERAAGIRSGEAETVLLALPADANSIGSVFGGRILQIMDMVATIAARRHTGTRVATVAVQEVRFLKPIRVGQVVVCKAKVNRVFGSSMEVGVKVWAEDTYAKAAYHACSGYLTFVALGEDGRPIRVADVALETEEERRRWTEAGERRRLRAEAERKGRESMAHGEE, encoded by the coding sequence ATGAAACCGGAACGCGCCGCCGGCATCAGATCCGGTGAAGCCGAGACGGTCCTGCTGGCCCTGCCAGCAGACGCCAATAGCATCGGCAGCGTGTTCGGGGGCAGGATTCTGCAGATCATGGACATGGTGGCTACCATCGCCGCCAGGCGTCACACCGGCACGCGCGTAGCCACGGTGGCGGTACAGGAGGTCCGCTTTTTGAAACCAATCAGAGTGGGACAAGTCGTGGTATGTAAGGCGAAGGTGAACCGGGTGTTTGGCAGTTCCATGGAGGTGGGCGTCAAGGTGTGGGCGGAAGATACCTACGCCAAGGCTGCGTACCACGCATGTTCTGGGTACCTGACTTTTGTGGCGTTGGGCGAGGATGGGCGTCCGATAAGGGTTGCGGACGTGGCCCTCGAGACTGAGGAGGAACGCCGGCGCTGGACGGAAGCCGGGGAACGACGCCGTCTCCGGGCCGAGGCGGAGCGAAAAGGAAGGGAGAGTATGGCGCATGGAGAGGAGTAG
- a CDS encoding DUF2961 domain-containing protein produces the protein MEIDLANVFRKRQAESRSLSAENPTGEKGKGAMAEPDAQSPARELGRGWKVRPCISIAPGQTATLMDHDGPGVIRHIWLTCSEKFYRDLILRCFWDHLAQPSVEVPLGDFFCNSWGCRQNILALPINVNPSGGMNCYLPMPFRTHARITVENQAPEELPHFFYTINYTLEQVPEDALYLHAQWRRSNPLPYGCDHVLVDGVRGQGHYVGTFMAWQQNNAGWWGEGEIKMFIDGDRDFPTICGTGTEDYFGGAWCFGEDFSGPFCGFHQVVKKSGEPGARMTLYRFHVHDPVFFSAELKVTMQALGWRSGRRFLPLQDDIASVAYWYQTLPPAPFPPLPDRNGREII, from the coding sequence ATGGAAATCGACCTTGCCAACGTCTTTCGCAAACGTCAGGCCGAGTCGCGCTCTCTCAGCGCCGAGAATCCCACAGGCGAAAAGGGAAAAGGGGCGATGGCAGAGCCGGATGCCCAGAGCCCTGCCAGGGAATTGGGACGCGGGTGGAAGGTGCGCCCCTGCATCAGCATCGCGCCGGGGCAGACCGCCACCCTGATGGACCACGACGGCCCGGGTGTGATCCGCCACATCTGGCTCACCTGCAGCGAAAAGTTCTATCGCGACCTCATCCTCAGATGCTTCTGGGACCACCTTGCCCAGCCTTCGGTGGAAGTACCTCTGGGCGATTTTTTCTGCAACTCCTGGGGCTGTCGGCAAAACATCCTGGCCCTCCCCATCAACGTCAATCCGTCCGGAGGGATGAACTGCTACCTCCCCATGCCCTTCCGTACCCACGCCCGCATCACGGTGGAAAACCAAGCCCCGGAGGAACTGCCGCACTTTTTCTATACCATCAACTACACCCTGGAGCAAGTGCCCGAAGATGCCCTGTACTTGCATGCCCAGTGGCGGCGCTCCAATCCATTGCCCTACGGCTGTGACCATGTCCTCGTGGATGGCGTGCGCGGCCAGGGGCACTATGTAGGCACCTTCATGGCCTGGCAGCAAAACAACGCCGGTTGGTGGGGAGAGGGCGAAATCAAGATGTTTATCGACGGCGACCGGGACTTTCCCACCATCTGCGGCACGGGCACTGAGGACTATTTCGGCGGCGCCTGGTGTTTCGGCGAGGACTTTAGCGGGCCTTTCTGCGGCTTTCACCAGGTGGTGAAAAAATCAGGCGAACCAGGCGCACGCATGACCCTGTATCGCTTTCACGTGCACGATCCGGTCTTTTTCTCCGCCGAGCTCAAGGTGACCATGCAGGCCCTCGGCTGGCGGAGCGGGCGGCGCTTCCTCCCCCTGCAGGACGACATTGCCTCGGTGGCCTACTGGTACCAGACCCTGCCGCCGGCACCCTTTCCGCCTCTGCCGGACCGAAACGGGCGGGAGATCATTTGA
- a CDS encoding ROK family protein, producing the protein MKLIIGLDLGGTFLKSALGDMKGRLLQKGKRPSEATAPADVIFENMFAAVEELLVAAEQYGGVVQAVGVGSPGVIDVHRGRLVGQSPNLPHWANVEIAGRMACHFGLPTFADNDANLMTLAEVTVGAAKGCRHVVCLTVGTGIGGGLYLNGEIYRGNHFAGAELGHTLVEFNGRPCPCGGRGCLEQYASAPATVREYTARLQQAGKPVPSEVDAKLVFERAKLGEPEAVAAVELTSQYLGAGIASFANALNPEMVVIGGGVADAGPFFIDRVAQAVRERAMPTAWKGLQIRPAELGNDAGVIGAILLAAQILS; encoded by the coding sequence ATGAAGCTCATCATAGGGCTGGATCTGGGTGGAACCTTCTTGAAGTCGGCCTTGGGCGACATGAAAGGTCGCCTCTTGCAGAAAGGGAAGCGTCCTTCTGAGGCCACGGCCCCGGCGGACGTCATCTTTGAAAATATGTTCGCTGCCGTGGAGGAACTGCTCGTGGCCGCCGAACAGTACGGGGGCGTGGTGCAGGCTGTCGGGGTGGGCAGCCCAGGAGTGATCGATGTGCACAGGGGCCGACTGGTGGGGCAGAGCCCCAATCTTCCGCACTGGGCAAACGTGGAGATCGCCGGGAGGATGGCCTGCCATTTCGGCCTTCCCACGTTCGCGGACAACGATGCCAATTTGATGACCTTGGCAGAGGTGACCGTGGGCGCCGCCAAGGGCTGTCGCCACGTGGTGTGCCTAACCGTGGGCACGGGCATTGGCGGCGGGCTGTACCTGAACGGCGAAATCTACCGCGGCAACCATTTTGCCGGCGCCGAGCTCGGCCACACGCTGGTAGAGTTCAACGGTCGGCCTTGCCCATGCGGCGGGCGCGGCTGTCTGGAGCAGTACGCCTCCGCACCAGCTACCGTGCGGGAGTATACGGCCCGGCTTCAGCAGGCCGGCAAGCCGGTACCCTCCGAGGTAGATGCCAAGTTAGTTTTTGAACGCGCCAAGTTGGGCGAGCCGGAGGCCGTGGCCGCCGTTGAGCTGACCAGCCAGTACCTCGGCGCGGGCATTGCCAGCTTCGCCAATGCCCTCAATCCGGAGATGGTGGTCATCGGTGGCGGAGTTGCCGATGCCGGCCCCTTTTTCATCGACCGCGTGGCGCAGGCGGTGCGCGAAAGGGCAATGCCCACTGCCTGGAAGGGGCTACAGATCCGGCCGGCGGAGCTTGGCAACGACGCCGGGGTGATTGGGGCCATCCTGCTTGCTGCCCAAATCTTGAGTTGA
- a CDS encoding ferritin family protein yields the protein MAHLFYANEIVKMNITEEQNGAAYYTALAKKASSKKLREAAARIAEQERHHEKLFTELLERLGEPEVAESYPGEYDAYVKALLNYKIFPDAEAAAAMAQEKSDVDAVKLAIETERSTLLLLEELRKHVPDAERKHVDVTIREEQQHLTDLNAIVAEL from the coding sequence ATGGCACACCTATTCTACGCCAACGAGATCGTCAAGATGAACATCACCGAGGAGCAGAACGGGGCGGCCTACTACACCGCCCTGGCCAAAAAGGCGAGCTCCAAGAAGCTGCGGGAGGCGGCTGCCCGCATCGCCGAGCAGGAGCGCCACCACGAGAAGTTGTTCACCGAACTCCTGGAGCGCTTGGGTGAACCCGAGGTGGCAGAAAGCTACCCTGGCGAGTACGACGCCTATGTCAAGGCGCTGCTCAACTACAAGATTTTTCCCGACGCCGAGGCTGCGGCGGCAATGGCCCAGGAAAAGTCCGACGTCGACGCCGTCAAGCTGGCCATTGAGACGGAGCGGAGCACCCTGCTCCTGCTGGAGGAACTGCGCAAGCATGTCCCGGACGCGGAGCGCAAGCATGTCGACGTCACCATCCGGGAGGAACAGCAGCACTTGACCGACCTGAACGCCATTGTGGCGGAACTGTAA
- a CDS encoding DUF6206 family protein has product MAKSARCSQFDADGLRGLAFKRMPLFLNDDEVRRYASVYQEYCRLLEEDIGLALPPHGYQVIRGRMGRPVFYIVQAQLPAESIGNRLIHRLAPEEVGFLEGRVLRELRKVWLFNRRQEHLQVAIDGQISNWAPARWEGSAQDIAQAPLLYLDTSTPLFRVRGVEQLDTELFLRSAPSFLVWILRLFFLKDVVDRYYDFRRVVVDLAANFYKEQRPELIPLVLRVANAFFAQEAADLHIAPIADKEVAAYYREDALIWRLYLGMRKIDRFLRTRLLGGEYPYILPDKIKR; this is encoded by the coding sequence TTGGCGAAATCAGCACGGTGTTCGCAATTTGACGCGGATGGCCTGCGCGGCCTGGCCTTCAAGCGCATGCCTCTATTCCTGAATGACGATGAGGTGCGTCGCTACGCCTCGGTCTACCAGGAGTACTGCCGGCTGTTGGAGGAGGACATCGGCCTTGCGCTTCCGCCTCATGGGTACCAGGTCATCCGCGGCCGCATGGGGCGGCCTGTCTTCTACATCGTGCAGGCGCAATTGCCGGCCGAGTCCATCGGCAATCGCCTCATCCACCGGCTCGCGCCGGAGGAGGTCGGCTTCCTGGAGGGGCGCGTGCTCAGGGAGCTGCGCAAGGTGTGGCTCTTCAACCGGCGGCAGGAGCACCTGCAGGTTGCCATCGACGGCCAGATTTCCAATTGGGCGCCTGCGCGATGGGAGGGGAGCGCGCAGGACATTGCCCAGGCGCCGCTCCTCTACCTCGACACCAGCACCCCGCTCTTCCGCGTGCGCGGGGTGGAGCAGTTGGACACGGAGTTGTTCCTGCGCAGCGCCCCCTCTTTCTTGGTGTGGATCCTCCGCCTCTTTTTCCTCAAGGACGTTGTGGACCGCTACTACGACTTTCGGCGGGTGGTGGTGGATTTGGCGGCGAATTTCTACAAAGAGCAGCGCCCGGAGTTGATCCCCTTGGTCCTCCGCGTGGCCAATGCCTTTTTTGCGCAAGAGGCGGCCGACTTGCACATTGCCCCAATCGCCGACAAGGAGGTGGCCGCATATTACCGGGAGGACGCCCTCATCTGGAGGCTCTACCTCGGCATGAGGAAGATCGACCGCTTCCTGCGCACACGGCTATTGGGAGGCGAGTACCCATACATTTTGCCGGACAAGATCAAGCGTTAG
- a CDS encoding pseudouridine synthase: MARIQLNILFSDDAVLAVDKPPGLLTIPDRWDAARPNLLAVLRATHAGEQILPVHRLDEGTSGVVLFAKGKEAHRALCLQLQERAMVKVYLAIVLGEVAQNGTIGLPLAADSRRRGHVVVRSYGKKSQSDYQVLERFRGYTLLRVVPRTGRTHQIRAHLQAIGHQLAVDRSYGGRPALYLSELKTHYKRKQDQEERPLLSRPALHAAELHFVSPSSGKVVVQAPLPKDFRALLHALRKYRPLPEWESGRAGMRNI; encoded by the coding sequence ATGGCAAGAATTCAATTGAACATCCTCTTTTCAGATGACGCAGTGCTGGCCGTGGACAAACCACCAGGGCTGCTCACCATCCCGGACCGCTGGGATGCTGCGCGGCCCAACCTCCTGGCCGTGCTACGCGCCACTCATGCAGGGGAGCAGATCCTGCCGGTGCACCGCCTGGACGAGGGCACAAGTGGGGTGGTGCTCTTCGCTAAGGGAAAGGAGGCCCACCGCGCGCTCTGCCTGCAGCTTCAAGAGCGCGCCATGGTCAAGGTCTATTTGGCCATAGTCCTCGGTGAAGTGGCGCAGAACGGCACAATTGGCCTGCCGCTGGCCGCCGATAGTCGGCGGCGTGGGCACGTGGTCGTACGCAGCTACGGCAAGAAATCACAAAGCGACTACCAGGTGCTGGAGCGTTTTCGCGGGTACACCTTGCTGCGCGTGGTGCCGCGCACCGGCCGGACGCACCAGATTCGCGCCCACCTGCAGGCCATCGGGCACCAGCTGGCGGTCGACCGCTCCTATGGCGGCCGGCCTGCCCTCTACCTCTCGGAGCTCAAGACGCATTACAAGCGGAAACAAGACCAGGAAGAGCGACCACTCCTGAGCAGGCCGGCACTGCATGCGGCTGAGCTTCACTTCGTATCGCCGAGCAGTGGCAAGGTGGTGGTGCAGGCCCCGCTGCCCAAGGATTTTCGCGCCCTGCTGCACGCGTTGCGCAAATATCGGCCTCTGCCAGAGTGGGAATCCGGCCGGGCTGGCATGAGGAACATCTGA
- a CDS encoding radical SAM protein — MASERCKLCGQPGLVSRALGVCASCIVQREVQAKEFVRQAHRAARRPFDVPDEMPRAAEGVGCKGCGNNCRMPLGGRGYCGLRRNEGGRLMQLAGTPRGALVSWYHDPLPTNCVASWVCPAGAEVGYPDFPYAPGPEYGYTNLAVFYKACSFDCLFCQNWHYREAKPTNRQRSAQELAAAVDRRTACICYFGGDPAPQVAHALAASRLALRANAGRPLRICWETNGSVGLPALRKMADLSLRSGGCIKIDLKAFTPQLHEALCGTSNAQTIANVAWLARLARQRPSVPLLVVSTLLVPGYVEADEVRRIAGFIASLHQDTPYSLLAFYPQFFMSDLPATSREQAYSCVEAARAAGLRRVHLGNQHLLGL, encoded by the coding sequence GTGGCAAGCGAACGCTGCAAGCTCTGCGGTCAGCCAGGATTAGTCAGTCGGGCCCTGGGCGTCTGTGCCAGCTGCATAGTGCAGCGGGAGGTGCAGGCAAAGGAATTCGTGCGGCAGGCGCATCGTGCGGCGCGCCGACCCTTTGATGTGCCCGACGAAATGCCCAGGGCCGCAGAGGGTGTGGGTTGCAAGGGGTGTGGCAACAATTGCCGCATGCCCCTTGGCGGGCGCGGCTACTGCGGGCTGCGGCGCAACGAGGGCGGCAGGCTCATGCAACTGGCGGGCACGCCGCGCGGCGCCCTGGTGAGCTGGTACCACGACCCCCTGCCCACCAATTGCGTGGCAAGCTGGGTCTGTCCAGCCGGCGCAGAAGTCGGCTATCCCGATTTCCCCTATGCTCCCGGGCCTGAGTACGGCTACACAAACCTCGCCGTCTTCTACAAGGCGTGTAGCTTTGATTGCCTGTTCTGCCAGAACTGGCACTACCGGGAAGCAAAGCCCACCAACAGACAGCGCTCTGCGCAGGAGCTGGCAGCAGCCGTGGACCGGCGAACCGCCTGCATCTGTTACTTCGGCGGTGACCCTGCGCCTCAAGTGGCGCACGCCTTGGCCGCCTCGCGTCTTGCGCTCCGTGCCAACGCAGGGCGGCCGCTGCGCATCTGCTGGGAGACAAACGGCAGCGTCGGCCTCCCTGCGCTGCGCAAGATGGCGGATCTCTCCCTGCGCAGCGGCGGCTGCATCAAGATCGACCTCAAAGCCTTCACGCCGCAGCTGCACGAGGCGCTGTGCGGCACGAGCAACGCCCAGACCATAGCGAATGTGGCCTGGCTGGCAAGGCTCGCCCGGCAACGCCCCTCCGTGCCCCTCCTTGTGGTCAGCACTCTGCTTGTTCCGGGCTACGTGGAGGCCGACGAGGTTCGTCGCATTGCCGGCTTTATCGCCTCCCTGCACCAGGACACGCCCTATTCGCTGCTCGCCTTTTACCCCCAGTTCTTCATGAGTGACCTTCCTGCAACTTCGCGGGAACAGGCCTACTCCTGCGTGGAGGCGGCACGGGCTGCCGGGCTGCGGCGCGTCCACTTGGGCAACCAGCACCTGCTGGGCCTGTAG
- a CDS encoding AIR synthase family protein, producing the protein MERSRPLLPPLGKIDFDFFDKVIFPRLGAKDPNVLLGPRHGVDFGALRVGEHVLVFSSDPVFIQPSLGWERAAWFALHILASDVAVSGIPPSHLTIDLNLPPEMNEDVLEIIWDTIHSEAAKLGIAIVGGHTARYAGCSYPMVGGATMFGVGRPEQLADPRNVRPGDLVLITKGPAVETTGLMAVQFPEFIEKELGAAAVRQAQDVFYQMSVVKDARIAAETDGVVAMHDATECGVLGGLFEMAMAGNYGVRVNKERIVLQEIVRKTCAVFDIDPYKAISEGTLIAIVRKERAEAIVQALQSAGIVSSLVGEVLPAEEGLTIVEAGVGRPLLHPRVDPFWTRFEEYLAMQRQRQKQGVKAQG; encoded by the coding sequence ATGGAGAGGAGTAGGCCCCTTTTGCCACCTCTTGGCAAGATTGATTTCGACTTTTTCGACAAGGTGATCTTTCCCCGGTTGGGTGCCAAGGACCCCAACGTCCTGCTGGGCCCACGCCATGGCGTGGATTTTGGAGCCCTGCGCGTCGGGGAACACGTGCTGGTGTTCTCCTCCGACCCGGTCTTCATCCAACCCTCGCTCGGCTGGGAGCGCGCTGCCTGGTTTGCCCTGCACATCTTGGCCAGCGACGTGGCCGTGAGCGGCATCCCTCCTTCGCACCTCACCATCGACCTCAACCTGCCGCCAGAGATGAATGAAGACGTACTGGAAATCATTTGGGACACCATCCACTCCGAGGCCGCCAAGCTGGGCATCGCCATTGTCGGCGGCCACACCGCCCGCTATGCCGGTTGCTCCTACCCGATGGTGGGTGGCGCCACCATGTTCGGCGTGGGGCGCCCGGAGCAATTGGCCGATCCCCGCAACGTGCGGCCTGGCGACTTGGTGCTCATCACCAAAGGGCCGGCAGTGGAGACCACCGGCCTCATGGCAGTGCAGTTCCCGGAGTTCATCGAGAAGGAACTGGGCGCGGCCGCTGTGCGCCAGGCACAGGACGTCTTCTACCAAATGTCGGTGGTCAAAGACGCGCGCATTGCCGCGGAGACTGACGGCGTGGTGGCCATGCACGATGCCACCGAGTGCGGCGTGCTCGGCGGCCTGTTCGAAATGGCCATGGCCGGGAACTATGGCGTGCGGGTCAACAAGGAGCGCATCGTCCTCCAGGAGATTGTACGCAAGACGTGCGCCGTCTTCGACATCGACCCATACAAGGCCATCAGCGAAGGCACGCTTATCGCGATAGTGCGCAAGGAGCGCGCCGAGGCAATCGTTCAGGCGCTGCAGAGCGCGGGGATTGTCAGCTCCCTTGTCGGCGAGGTCTTGCCTGCCGAAGAAGGGTTGACCATCGTCGAGGCGGGTGTGGGGCGACCGCTGCTTCACCCGAGGGTTGATCCGTTCTGGACGCGGTTTGAAGAGTATCTGGCCATGCAGCGGCAAAGGCAGAAGCAGGGCGTCAAGGCGCAAGGGTGA
- a CDS encoding prohibitin family protein, translating to MAGYLITALIVLFVLQLVLASLRQRGMKLPAFGSKTILLALAAIVLFVLIVDAVVIIQAGTVGVVKRLGAVHRELPPGMHVVIPVVNRVVIFPTIKKTYEASDEPSQSRADFPDVVISALTSDGQQIRVGITARFMIQPGMAPWILQNLGTERDYVEKVVKTEIRGSGRRVPTKFASYDLYTRRSYDAQQALFDELAPKFAANGLILDELVLRNITFTPEYARTLEEKQIALENITTEKNKLEQEKIRKEQKIVAAEGDAKSIEIRQAALSKNPTIIQWEFVQKLAPNIQWGVLPQNIVPLVNLQGFGGQR from the coding sequence ATGGCAGGCTACCTGATCACAGCATTGATTGTCCTATTCGTCCTGCAGCTGGTGCTGGCTTCGCTGCGCCAGAGAGGGATGAAGCTCCCCGCCTTTGGCAGCAAGACGATTCTCCTGGCTTTAGCGGCGATCGTGCTGTTTGTGCTCATCGTTGATGCGGTGGTCATCATTCAAGCCGGCACGGTGGGGGTGGTCAAACGGCTCGGCGCCGTGCATCGCGAGCTGCCCCCGGGCATGCACGTGGTGATTCCGGTGGTAAACCGGGTGGTCATCTTCCCCACCATCAAAAAGACCTACGAGGCCTCCGACGAGCCGAGTCAGAGCCGGGCTGACTTTCCGGATGTGGTCATCAGCGCCCTGACCTCGGACGGGCAGCAGATCCGCGTCGGCATCACCGCGCGCTTCATGATCCAACCCGGCATGGCGCCCTGGATCCTGCAGAACCTCGGCACCGAGCGCGACTATGTGGAGAAGGTCGTCAAGACGGAGATCCGTGGCTCGGGGCGGCGCGTACCCACCAAGTTCGCCTCGTACGACCTCTACACCCGGCGCAGCTACGATGCTCAGCAGGCGCTGTTCGACGAGCTCGCCCCGAAATTTGCCGCCAACGGCCTGATCTTGGACGAGCTGGTGCTGCGCAACATCACCTTCACGCCGGAGTACGCGCGCACGCTCGAGGAGAAGCAAATCGCCTTGGAGAACATCACCACCGAGAAGAACAAGCTGGAGCAGGAGAAGATCCGCAAGGAGCAGAAGATTGTCGCGGCCGAGGGCGACGCCAAGAGCATCGAGATCCGACAGGCAGCGCTGAGCAAGAACCCCACCATCATCCAGTGGGAGTTCGTCCAGAAGCTGGCGCCGAACATCCAGTGGGGCGTGCTGCCGCAGAACATCGTGCCGCTGGTGAATCTGCAGGGATTCGGCGGCCAGAGATAG
- a CDS encoding aminotransferase class III-fold pyridoxal phosphate-dependent enzyme produces MAVIGGMPKERIIESFARHVSSGKVEFFRKAGIDFVFGRREGVYVWDVTGRQRLIDCHCNGGVFNLGHRHPRVVAALEAALEELDIGNHHFISEQRALLAERLVALCPGHLSRVVFGVGGGEAIDMAIKIARAHTRRPKVICANGGYHGHTGFALAAGDAKYSAPFAPLAPGFVQVPFGDLAALAAAMDADTAAVIFETIPATMGIVVPPEDYFAGVRRLCDRHGAVMIIDEVQSGLGRCGALWGIDTFGVVPDILVTAKGLSGGLYPISATIYREHLNPFLHENPFSHISTFGGAEVGCRVALEVLAILEEPEFLAHVRRMAARFAEGLARLKERHGGVLVEVRQRGLMLGLKLAHEAMGPLLTLAGFRFGLLCIYANNDQSVNQLLPPLTIQEHEVDEVLAALEAMLAWLEQATAKM; encoded by the coding sequence ATGGCCGTTATCGGTGGCATGCCCAAGGAGCGGATTATCGAGAGCTTTGCGCGTCATGTGTCCAGTGGCAAGGTGGAGTTTTTTCGCAAAGCCGGCATCGACTTTGTGTTTGGCAGGAGAGAGGGGGTGTACGTCTGGGATGTGACGGGCCGGCAACGACTCATCGATTGTCACTGCAATGGCGGGGTGTTCAACCTCGGTCACCGCCACCCGCGGGTGGTTGCCGCGTTGGAGGCTGCCTTGGAGGAGCTGGACATTGGCAACCATCACTTCATCAGCGAACAGCGTGCTCTGCTGGCGGAACGATTAGTGGCCCTCTGTCCAGGGCACCTGAGCAGGGTGGTGTTCGGGGTAGGAGGGGGCGAGGCCATTGACATGGCCATCAAGATAGCGCGGGCCCACACGCGCAGGCCGAAGGTCATCTGTGCCAACGGCGGGTATCACGGCCACACCGGCTTTGCCTTGGCCGCAGGGGACGCCAAGTACAGTGCGCCTTTTGCACCCTTAGCACCAGGCTTTGTGCAAGTGCCCTTTGGTGACTTGGCAGCATTGGCTGCCGCCATGGACGCTGACACCGCTGCCGTCATCTTCGAGACCATTCCCGCCACCATGGGCATCGTGGTGCCACCCGAGGACTATTTTGCCGGGGTGCGCCGGCTGTGCGATCGGCATGGGGCGGTGATGATTATCGATGAGGTGCAGAGCGGTCTGGGCAGATGCGGGGCACTCTGGGGCATCGACACCTTCGGCGTAGTTCCCGACATTCTGGTCACCGCCAAAGGACTCTCCGGTGGTCTCTATCCGATTTCCGCCACCATCTACAGGGAGCACCTCAACCCCTTCTTGCATGAGAACCCTTTCAGCCACATCTCCACTTTTGGCGGCGCGGAGGTCGGCTGTCGCGTCGCCCTGGAAGTGCTCGCCATCCTCGAGGAGCCCGAATTCCTGGCGCACGTGCGGCGGATGGCGGCGCGCTTTGCCGAGGGCTTAGCAAGGCTGAAGGAGCGGCACGGCGGGGTGTTGGTGGAGGTGCGCCAGCGCGGTTTGATGCTGGGACTGAAGCTTGCCCACGAGGCGATGGGGCCCCTGCTCACCTTGGCAGGGTTCCGGTTTGGGCTGCTCTGCATTTACGCCAACAACGACCAGTCGGTGAACCAGCTGCTGCCGCCGCTGACCATTCAGGAGCATGAAGTCGACGAGGTGCTGGCTGCTCTGGAGGCCATGCTGGCCTGGCTGGAGCAGGCAACGGCGAAGATGTGA